The following proteins are co-located in the Spea bombifrons isolate aSpeBom1 chromosome 3, aSpeBom1.2.pri, whole genome shotgun sequence genome:
- the LOC128483928 gene encoding E3 ubiquitin-protein ligase TRAIP-like produces MPLWATCSICMDYLDNSCDVAAICCGHTFHQKCIMQWFCTSPKVSCPRCRKELKSSKCFLEKLYFDVGEQDGPALDPESLKREVDQLTSQLQEQQQRIEEQQMELKANMEELERYRREIQSGKDIETLLESQTVEVQMVVTQMGTGPEAFLDLASYSLAITKDYNDLKADHKASEEMIEHLKSELNISNERAQSVVIEYEKLREEQNTTWNTLITIQKELAVNRNDVKNAEEVIVSVGKEAEPLQEPFISQPPSEGAINCLFYNNLAPPRLQRSILCLADDILRKTVTPPTTTNAATRPEESERLLFFGLRQPKLGSPG; encoded by the coding sequence ATGCCCCTTTGGGCAACATGCAGTATTTGCATGGACTATTTGGATAATAGTTGTGACGTGGCAGCGATTTGTTGCGGGCACACTTTCCATCAGAAGTGCATCATGCAGTGGTTTTGCACTAGCCCCAAAGTATCGTGCCCACGATGCAGAAAGGAGCTGAAAAGCAGCAAATGTTTTCTCGAAAAGTTGTATTTTGATGTGGGAGAGCAGGATGGTCCTGCTCTTGACCCAGAATCTTTAAAGAGGGAAGTCGACCAACTGACTTCCCAACTGCAGGAACAACAGCAGCGCATTGAAGAACAGCAGATGGAATTGAAAGCGAACATGGAGGAGCTTGAGAGATATAGAAGGGAGATTCAATCTGGAAAGGACATAGAGACGCTGCTGGAATCGCAGACAGTGGAGGTACAGATGGTGGTGACACAAATGGGGACAGGACCGGAGGCATTTTTAGACCTAGCTTCGTACAGCCTAGCTATAACGAAAGATTACAACGATTTGAAAGCGGATCACAAGGCCTCTGAGGAGATGATTGAACATCTAAAATCAGAATTAAACATCTCTAATGAAAGGGCTCAGAGCGTTGTAATCGAGTATGAAAAGTTACGAGAAGAGCAGAATACCACCTGGAATACTCTTATTACTATCCAAAAAGAGCTGGCTGTCAACAGGAATGATGTAAAAAATGCAGAGGAAGTTATTGTGAGCGTAGGAAAGGAAGCAGAGCCGTTGCAGGAACCATTCATCTCCCAACCACCATCAGAAGGGGCCATAAATTGCCTTTTTTATAATAACCTCGCACCACCTAGACTTCAGAGATCCATCCTCTGCCTCGCAGATGACATCTTGCGTAAGACCGTTACCCCACCAACAACAACCAACGCCGCTACTAGACCTGAAGAATCTGAGAGGCTTCTCTTCTTTGGACTGCGGCAACCAAAGCTTGGCTCCCCTGGTTAG
- the LOC128483929 gene encoding glycogen phosphorylase, brain form-like has translation MSNGYPPVVFLVIPAADLSQQISTAGTEASGTGNMKFMLNGALTIGTMDGANVEMAEEAGEENLFIFGMRVEDVEALDKKGYNAKEYYDRIPELRQAMDQIRDGRFSPREPDLFKDVVNMLMNHDRFKVFADFEAYIKCQEKVDQLYMNPREWTKKVIKNIACSGKFSSDRTISEYATEIWGVEPSAVKIPPPNIPSE, from the exons ATGTCTAATGGATATCCCCCTGTTGTGTTCCTAGTTATTCCAGCAGCTGATTTGTCTCAGCAAATATCCACCGCAGGCACAGAGGCTTCTGGCACTGGCAACATGAAGTTTATGCTGAATGGAGCACTCACCATAGGGACCATGGATGGGGCTAATGTGGAAATGGCTGAGGAAGCCGGAGAGGAAAACCTGTTCATATTTGGCATGAGAGTTGAAGACGTCGAAGCACTGGACAAGAAAGG GTACAATGCGAAGGAGTACTACGATCGAATCCCTGAGCTACGGCAGGCGATGGATCAGATAAGGGATGGCCGATTCTCTCCAAGGGAACCTGATCTATTCAAAGATGTTGTCAATATGCTGATGAACCATGACAG GTTTAAAGTATTTGCTGATTTTGAGGCTTATATAAAATGTCAGGAGAAAGTGGATCAGTTGTACATG AACCCCAGGGAATGGACAAAGAAAGTCATCAAGAACATTGCGTGCTCTGGAAAGTTCTCTAGCGACAGGACAATTAGCGAATATGCAACTGAGATCTGGGGGGTCGAGCCATCAGCGGTGAAGATTCCCCCTCCCAACATTCCCAGCGAATAA
- the LOC128483930 gene encoding E3 ubiquitin-protein ligase TRAIP-like, translated as MPLWATCSICMDYLDNSCDVAAICCGHTFHQKCIMQWFCTSPKVSCPRCRKELKSSKCFLEKLYFDVGEQDGPALDPESLKREVDQLTSQLQEQQQRIEEQQRELEANMEELERYRREIQSGKNIETLLESQTVEVQMVVTQMGTGPEAFLDLASYSLAITKDYNELKEEHKASEEMIEHLKSELNISNERAQSVVIEYEKLREEQNTTWNSLITIQKELAVNRNDVKNAEEVIVSVGKKAEPLQEPFISQPPSEGAINCLLYNNLAPPGLQRSNLCLADDILRKTVTPPTTTKAATRPEESERLLFFGLRQPKLGSPG; from the coding sequence ATGCCCCTTTGGGCAACATGCAGTATTTGCATGGACTATTTGGATAACAGTTGTGACGTGGCTGCGATTTGTTGCGGGCACACTTTCCATCAGAAGTGCATCATGCAATGGTTTTGCACTAGCCCCAAAGTATCGTGCCCACGGTGCAGAAAGGAGCTGAAAAGCAGCAAATGTTTTCTGGAAAAGTTGTATTTTGATGTGGGAGAGCAGGATGGTCCTGCTCTTGACCCAGAATCTTTAAAGAGGGAAGTCGACCAACTGACTTCCCAACTGCAGGAACAACAGCAGCGCATTGAAGAACAACAGAGAGAATTGGAAGCAAACATGGAGGAGCTTGAGAGATATAGAAGGGAGATTCAATCTGGAAAGAACATAGAGACGCTGCTGGAATCGCAGACAGTGGAGGTACAGATGGTGGTGACGCAAATGGGGACAGGACCGGAAGCATTTTTAGACCTAGCTTCGTACAGCCTAGCTATAACGAAAGATTACAACGAATTGAAGGAGGAACACAAGGCCTCTGAGGAGATGATTGAACATTTAAAATCAGAATTAAACATCTCTAATGAAAGGGCTCAGAGCGTTGTAATCGAGTATGAAAAGTTACGAGAAGAGCAGAATACCACCTGGAATAGTCTTATTACCATCCAAAAAGAGCTGGCTGTCAACAGGAATGATGTGAAAAATGCAGAGGAAGTTATTGTGAGCGTAGGAAAGAAAGCAGAGCCGTTGCAGGAACCATTTATCTCCCAACCACCATCAGAAGGGGCCATAAATTGCCTTTTGTATAATAACCTCGCACCACCTGGACTTCAGAGATCCAACCTCTGCCTCGCTGATGACATCTTGCGTAAGACCGTTACCCCACCAACAACAACCAAGGCCGCTACTAGACCTGAAGAATCTGAGAGGCTTCTCTTCTTTGGACTGCGGCAACCAAAGCTTGGCTCCCCTGGTTAG